A region of Vicugna pacos chromosome 7, VicPac4, whole genome shotgun sequence DNA encodes the following proteins:
- the GSTK1 gene encoding glutathione S-transferase kappa 1: MGPLPRTLDFFYDVLSPYSWLAFEVLCRYKNIWNVSLQLRPTLIAGIMKDSGNQPPAMLPRKATYLKNDIRLLGQHLQVPIHFPKDFFSVILEKGSLTAMRFLTALKMEQPEMLEKVSRELWMRVWSRDEDITQPQSILAAAEKAGMSTGQVRSLLERISTPQVKDQLRETTEAACKYGAFGLPVTVAHLDDQAHMLFGSDRMELLAHLLGEKWMGPVPPAVNARL, from the exons ATGGGGCCCCTGCCGCGGACTCTCGACTTCTTCTACGATGTGCTGTCCCCCTACTCCTGGCTGGCCTTCGAG GTCCTGTGCCGGTATAAGAATATCTGGAACGTCAGCCTGCAGCTGCGGCCCACCTTAATTGCTGGGATCATGAAAGACAGTG GAAACCAGCCACCAGCTATGCTTCCCCGCAAAGCTACATACTTGAAAAATGACATTAGGCTCCTGGGACAGCATCTCCAGGTTCCCATCCACTTTCCTAAGGATTTTTTCTCAGTGATCCTTGAAAAAG gaagTTTGACAGCTATGCGCTTCCTCACTGCTCTGAAAATGGAACAACCGGAGATGCTGGAGAAAGTGTCCAGGGAGCTTTGGATGCGCGTCTGGTCACGG GATGAAGACATCACACAGCCCCAGAGCATCCTGGCT GCTGCAGAGAAGGCTGGCATGTCCACCGGACAAGTCCGGAGTCTTCTGGAAAGGATCTCAACACCACAGGTGAAGGACCAACTCAGGGAGACCACTGAGGCAGCCTGCAAATATGGG GCCTTTGGGCTACCCGTCACCGTGGCCCACCTGGATGACCAAGCACACATGCTGTTCGGCTCTGATAGGATGGAGTTGCTGGCACACCTGCTGG GAGAGAAGTGGATGGGCCCTGTGCCTCCAGCTGTAAATGCCAGACTTTAA